In Trifolium pratense cultivar HEN17-A07 linkage group LG7, ARS_RC_1.1, whole genome shotgun sequence, a genomic segment contains:
- the LOC123895412 gene encoding uncharacterized protein LOC123895412, with product MMAIEKNSFKVSKVDSECSPMSRETTMSSGEEDDVQRRNSVAESEDDDDEFDDADSGAGSDDFDLLELGETGAEFCQIGNQTCSIPLELYDLSGLEDILSVDVWNECLSEEERFELAKYLPDMDQETFVLTLKELFTGCNFQFGSPVKKLFDMLKGGLCEPRVALYREGLNFVQKRQHYHLLKKHHNSMISNLCQIRDAWLNCRGYSIEERLRVLNIMSSQKSLMCEKMDDVEADSSDEESGEGMWSKKNKDKKNAQKFARFPFHGAGSGLEFRPREQSAVLEQEKSNKQNPKGILKLAGSKTHSAKDPTGHSSSVYHGLDMNHRLNGSASARSQHNKSTGYDLGSIRRMGDQLWNGDNEEEMPFGLNVHRDRNAFHSSLMDKSSALRVGKRHDLLRGDEIAGENLMGLSMSSKTDLRGYTRNPNQSSDLQLFTAKPPSKRGSLDFPRQGKYTENVQQFLGSDQPKSRSKGSKLLHKGDMIDSPYHGDLFYNKTPAQEFGMDSLFKYDWNPKSKKRKAERESPDLSYTAYMSSSPQVSDRLLSSDFRTKSLQDKMRGSFIQNGGKDTKSFRGSHMLVRSEETESDSSEQLDDDEDNNPFLQSKFTYPIGTGAGSLNKSLKSHIDPKKAKFGRADMKAHVITQSRKKGGVAEQGNMHGAENYLSKNTKQKSKIFNGGPLHNPAGKFIEESYPSVSGMLNGVHDDWRQLYKSKNDRIRGEPVERFDMPSSTAYAAEHKKKGRISLDHSLMKSKYLHDYGNDEDDSLENRLLGDENGVGQSKFWRKGQKNVAYMDEHNERSEVPLLGCNSAMKKRKMKSGAADFGERDEDANLLSSIPPKTDELPSFSMKRKSKKKPGAEIVISEMENSELLVTDTVTAEVEPEAKPQKKPFVLITPTVHTEFSFSIMHLLSAVRMAMLSPPAQESMEVGKPVEEQQNKTQEDNANGVISSDKVAADGEPSAQLNTPSLTVQEIVNRVRSNPGDPCILETQEPLQDLVRGVLKIISSKTAPLGAKGWKVLAVYERSTRSWSWTGPALQPNSSDLDPVEAVASPEAWGLPHKMLVKLVDSFANWLKCGQDTLKQIGSLPEPPLALMQANLDEKERFRDLRAQKSLNTISPSSEEVRAYFRKEELLRYSIPDRAFSYTAADGKKSIVAPLRRCGGKPTSKARDHFMLKRDRPPHVTILCLVRDSAARLPGSIGTRADVCTLIRDSQYIVEDVSDAQINQVVSGALDRLHYERDPCVQFDGERKLWVYLHREREEEDFEDDGTSSTKKWKRQKKDATDQSDQPTEPTVAVACNGTGEQSGFDLCSDLNVDPPCNEDDKGAVQLLPNDTRLNAEDHVVVNPVSEEGNVCEDNSMAWETLDLNPTRELCQENSTNEDFGDESFGQERPVELLSASLL from the coding sequence ATGATGGCAATTGAGAAGAACAGTTTTAAGGTGTCAAAGGTTGATTCGGAGTGTTCGCCGATGAGTAGAGAAACGACTATGTCTAGTGGTGAGGAGGATGATGTTCAGCGGCGTAACTCTGTGGCGGAATcggaggatgatgatgatgagtttgatgatgcTGATTCTGGGGCAGGGTCTGATGATTTTGATTTGCTTGAATTGGGTGAGACTGGGGCTGAGTTTTGTCAGATTGGGAATCAGACTTGTAGCATTCCGTTGGAACTGTATGATCTTTCTGGGCTTGAAGATATACTTTCGGTGGATGTGTGGAATGAATGTTTGAGTGAAGAGGAGAGGTTTGAACTTGCTAAGTATCTTCCTGATATGGATCAAGAGACTTTTGTTCTAACCTTGAAAGAGCTTTTTACTGGTTGTAACTTTCAGTTTGGGAGTCCTGTTAAGAAGTTATTTGATATGCTGAAGGGTGGTCTGTGTGAGCCGAGAGTTGCCCTTTACAGGGAGGGATTGAATTTTGTTCAGAAGCGGCAACATTATCATTTGTTGAAGAAGCATCACAACAGCATGATTAGCAATCTTTGTCAGATAAGAGATGCTTGGCTCAACTGCAGAGGATATAGTATTGAAGAAAGGCTCCGTGTCCTGAATATTATGAGCAGTCAAAAGAGTTTGATGTGTGAGAAGATGGATGATGTGGAGGCTGATTCTTCAGATGAAGAGTCCGGTGAAGGTATGTGGAGTAAGAAGAACAAAGATAAGAAAAATGCCCAGAAATTTGCTCGATTTCCTTTCCATGGTGCGGGTTCAGGTTTAGAATTCCGTCCACGAGAACAATCAGCAGTTTTGGAACAAGAGAAGTCTAACAAGCAAAACCCTAAAGGTATACTCAAGTTGGCTGGTTCGAAGACTCATTCAGCAAAGGACCCCACAGGTCACTCGTCCTCTGTCTACCATGGTTTGGATATGAACCACAGGCTTAATGGTTCAGCTTCTGCTCGTTCTCAACATAATAAGTCAACTGGATATGATTTGGGGTCAATCCGCAGGATGGGGGATCAATTGTGGAATGGCGACAATGAGGAGGAAATGCCATTTGGATTAAATGTCCATCGAGATCGTAATGCATTCCATAGCAGCCTGATGGACAAGTCTAGTGCTCTGAGAGTGGGAAAGAGGCATGACCTTCTGAGAGGTGATGAAATAGCGGGTGAAAATTTGATGGGTCTGTCTATGTCTTCAAAGACTGATCTGCGTGGATACACAagaaatccaaaccaatcctcTGATTTGCAGTTGTTCACAGCAAAGCCACCTTCTAAGAGAGGTTCCCTCGATTTTCCTAGACAGGGCAAGTATACTGAAAATGTTCAACAATTTCTAGGTAGTGACCAGCCGAAGTCAAGATCAAAGGGTTCAAAGTTATTGCATAAAGGTGATATGATTGACTCACCATATCATGGTGATCTTTTTTACAACAAAACACCAGCACAGGAATTTGGTATGGATtcattatttaaatatgattggAATCCAAAAAGCAAGAAACGAAAAGCAGAGAGAGAGTCTCCTGATCTCAGTTATACAGCTTATATGTCTTCCTCGCCACAGGTCAGTGATAGACTTCTTTCCTCCGACTTCAGAACAAAATCATTGCAAGACAAGATGAGAGGCAGTTTTATACAGAATGGAGGAAAAGATACAAAGTCTTTCAGGGGTAGTCATATGCTCGTAAGAAGTGAAGAGACTGAATCAGATTCATCAGAAcagttggatgatgatgaggaTAATAATCCTTTTTTGCAGAGCAAGTTTACTTACCCAATTGGTACAGGTGCTGGTTCTCTCAACAAATCATTGAAGTCTCATATAGATCCTAAGAAGGCCAAATTTGGTAGGGCAGATATGAAGGCACATGTTATAACACAGTCCAGAAAGAAAGGTGGTGTTGCAGAGCAGGGGAACATGCATGGTGCAGAGAATTACCTTTCAAAAAATACAAAGCAGAAGAGTAAAATATTCAATGGTGGTCCTTTGCATAACCCTGCTGGTAAATTCATTGAAGAGAGCTATCCCTCAGTATCTGGTATGTTAAATGGTGTTCATGATGATTGGAGGCAGCTATACAAAAGCAAGAATGATCGAATACGAGGGGAACCTGTTGAAAGGTTTGACATGCCCTCTTCAACTGCATATGCTGCTGAGCATAAGAAGAAAGGGAGAATTTCCCTTGATCATTCCCTTATGAAGTCAAAATATTTACATGATTATGGTAATGATGAGGATGACTCACTTGAGAATCGGTTACTAGGGGATGAAAATGGAGTTGGACAGAGCAAATTTTGGAGAAAAGGGCAGAAAAATGTTGCATATATGGATGAGCATAATGAAAGATCTGAAGTACCATTACTTGGTTGTAACTCAGCAATGAAGAAGCGAAAAATGAAGTCTGGTGCAGCAGATTTTGGTGAAAGAGATGAAGATGCCAATCTTCTGTCAAGCATTCCTCCGAAAACAGATGAGTTGCCTTCTTTTTCTATGAAAAGAAAGTCAAAGAAAAAACCAGGAGCTGAGATTGTTATTTCTGAAATGGAAAATTCTGAACTGCTTGTTACTGATACGGTGACAGCAGAAGTGGAACCGGAAGCCAAGCCACAGAAAAAGCCATTCGTTTTGATCACACCTACTGTTCATActgaattttcattttctattatGCATCTTCTTTCAGCAGTCCGCATGGCAATGCTTAGTCCACCTGCACAAGAAAGTATGGAGGTGGGGAAGCCTGTAGAAGAACAGCAGAACAAAACGCAGGAAGACAATGCCAATGGTGTCATTTCTAGTGATAAAGTGGCTGCCGATGGTGAACCATCTGCCCAACTGAATACGCCTTCTCTTACTGTTCAGGAGATTGTCAATCGTGTGAGATCAAACCCTGGCGATCCCTGTATTCTTGAGACACAAGAGCCATTGCAGGATTTGGTCAGAGGTGTTCTAAAGATAATTTCTTCCAAAACGGCACCTTTAGGAGCAAAGGGTTGGAAGGTACTAGCAGTTTATGAAAGATCTACCAGAAGTTGGTCTTGGACTGGCCCAGCCTTACAACCTAATTCATCTGACCTTGATCCCGTTGAGGCAGTGGCATCTCCTGAAGCTTGGGGCCTTCCTCATAAGATGCTTGTCAAGTTGGTCGATTCCTTTGCCAATTGGTTGAAATGTGGTCAGGATACTCTAAAACAAATAGGAAGTCTCCCGGAACCACCCttggcattgatgcaagctAACCTTGATGAGAAGGAAAGGTTTAGGGACCTGAGGGCCCAAAAGAGTCTTAACACCATAAGCCCAAGTTCAGAAGAAGTGAGGGCTTATTTTCGCAAGGAAGAACTTCTCAGGTACTCAATTCCCGACAGAGCTTTCTCATATACTGCTGCTGATGGTAAGAAGTCTATTGTGGCTCCTTTGAGAAGATGTGGCGGCAAGCCAACATCAAAAGCCAGAGATCATTTTATGTTGAAACGCGATCGCCCACCGCATGTTACAATTCTCTGTCTTGTCAGAGATTCAGCTGCTAGGTTGCCTGGAAGTATTGGTACTAGAGCAGATGTTTGTACATTAATTCGAGATTCTCAATACATTGTTGAAGATGTCTCTGATGCACAAATTAACCAAGTAGTTAGTGGAGCCTTGGATAGATTGCATTATGAACGTGATCCTTGTGTGCAATTTGATGGTGAGAGGAAACTGTGGGTTTATTTACatagagaaagagaagaagaagatttcGAGGATGATGGCACGTCATCCACAAAGAAATGGAAGAGACAGAAAAAAGATGCTACTGATCAATCTGATCAGCCAACAGAGCCAACAGTAGCTGTTGCTTGTAATGGTACTGGAGAGCAAAGCGGATTTGATTTGTGCTCTGATCTCAATGTGGATCCACCATGCAACGAGGATGACAAGGGAGCAGTCCAACTTCTGCCTAATGATACAAGGCTGAATGCGGAGGATCATGTTGTTGTGAACCCTGTTTCCGAAGAAGGCAATGTTTGTGAAGACAATTCAATGGCTTGGGAGACTCTTGATTTGAATCCCACTCGAGAGTTATGCCAAGAAAATTCAACaaatgaagattttggtgaTGAATCCTTTGGGCAAGAAAGGCCTGTTGAACTACTAAGTGCAAGCTTATTGTGA
- the LOC123896846 gene encoding kinesin-like protein KIN-5D isoform X2, with translation MEVQQKRGGGGGGLVPLSPSQTPRSTDKAVRDLRSADSNSNSHSKYDKEKGVNVQVLVRCRPMNEDEMRLHTPVVISCNEGRREVAAVQSIANKQIDRTFVFDKVFGPTSQQKELYDQAVSPIVYEVLEGYNCTIFAYGQTGTGKTYTMEGGAIKKNGEFPTDAGVIPRAVKQIFDILEAQSAEYSMKVTFLELYNEEITDLLAPEETTKFVDEKSKKPIALMEDGKGGVLVRGLEEEIVCTATEIYKILEKGSAKRRTAETLLNKQSSRSHSIFSITIHIKECTPEGEEMIKCGKLNLVDLAGSENISRSGAREGRAREAGEINKSLLTLGRVINALVEHSGHVPYRDSKLTRLLRDSLGGKTKTCIIATVSPSIHCLEETLSTLDYAHRAKNIKNKPEVNQKMMKSAMIKDLYSEIDRLKQEVYAAREKNGIYIPRDRYLHEEAEKKAMAEKIERMELDADSKDKNLVELQELYNSQQLLTAELSGKLEKTERSLEETEQTLFDLEERHKQANATIKEKEFLISNLLKSEKELVERAIELRAELENAASDVSNLFSKIERKDKIEEGNRVLIQKFQSQLAQQLEALHKTVSASVMHQEQQLKDMEEDMQSFVSTKSEATEDLRIRVGELKNMYGSGIKALDNLAEELKANNQLTYEDLKSEVAKHSSALEDLFKGIALEADSLLNDLQNSLHKQEANLTAYAHQQREAHARAVETTRAVSKITMNFFETIDRHASSLTQIVEETQVVNDQKLSELEKKFEECTAYEEKQLLEKVAEMLASSNARKKKLVQMAVNDLRESANCRTSKLQREALTMQESTSSVKTEWIVHMKKTESNYHEDTSAVESGKKDLAEVLEICLNKAEVGSQQWRNAQDSLLSLEKRNAASVDTIVRGGMEANQALRTRFSSSVSTTLEDAGIANTDINSSIDHSLQLDHEACGNLNSMITPCCGDLRELKGGHYHRIVEITENAGKCLLNEYMVDEPSCSTPTRRLFNLPSVSSIEELRTPSFEELLKAFWDAKSQKLANGDIKHTGSYEATQSVRDSRVPLTTIN, from the exons ATGGAGGTTCAACAGAAacgaggtggtggtggtggtggattgGTGCCGTTATCGCCGTCGCAGACGCCGCGTTCGACGGATAAAGCAGTGCGAGATCTACGATCTGCTGATTCGAATTCAAATAGTCATAGTAAGTATGATAAAGAGAAAGGAGTTAATGTTCAGGTTTTGGTTCGGTGTAG GCCAATGAATGAAGATGAAATGCGGCTTCATACGCCGGTTGTGATTTCGTGtaatgaaggaagaagagaagtTGCAGCTGTTCAGAGTATAGCTAACAAGCAGATCGATAGAACTTTTGTATTTGATAAG GTGTTTGGTCCTACCTCTCAACAGAAAGAATTGTATGATCAGGCGGTGTCTCCCATTGTGTATGAAGTGCTTGAGGGATATAACTGTACAATTTTTGCATATGGACAGACAGGAACAGGGAAGACATACACCATGGAAGGAGGCGCGATAAAGAAG AATGGCGAATTTCCAACTGATGCTGGTGTCATCCCAAGAGCTGTGAAGCAGATTTTTGATATATTAGAAGCTCAGAGTGCTGAATACAGTATGAAAGTAACATTTTTGGAGCTTTACAATGAGGAAATAACTGATCTTTTGGCCCCTGAGGAGACTACAAAATTTGTAGATGAAAAGTCTAAGAAACCTATTGCTTTAATGGAAGATGGGAAAGGGGGTGTTCTTGTTAGAGGATTAGAAGAAGAGATCGTTTGCACTGCAACTGAAATTTACAAGATATTGGAAAAAGGTTCTGCAAAAAGGCGTACTGCCGAGACTCTTCTGAACAAACAGAGTAGCCGTTCTCACTCCATATTTTCTATCACAATTCATATCAAGGAATGTACTCCGGAAGGTGAAGAAATGATTAAATGTGGAAAGCTAAATCTTGTGGACCTTGCGGGATCTGAGAACATTTCGCGTTCTGGTGCAAGAGAG GGTCGAGCAAGAGAGGCTGGGGAGATAAATAAAAGCTTGCTTACACTTGGTCGAGTGATCAATGCTCTGGTTGAGCACTCAGGTCACGTTCCATATAG AGATAGCAAATTAACAAGGCTGTTGAGGGATTCATTGGGTGGTAAAACCAAGACATGTATTATTGCCACAGTATCACCATCCATTCACTGTCTGGAAGAAACCCTCAGTACCTTGGATTATGCGCACCGtgctaaaaatatcaaaaacaaaCCAGAG GTTAATCAGAAAATGATGAAATCTGCAATGATTAAAGATCTGTATTCTGAAATTGACAGACTAAAGCAAG AGGTGTATGCTGCAAGAGAGAAAAATGGAATCTATATACCGCGTGATCGTTACCTTCACGAAGAAGCTGAGAAGAAG GCCATGGCTGAAAAAATAGAACGCATGGAACTAGACGCAGACTCTAAGGATAAG AACCTGGTGGAGCTTCAAGAACTCTACAATTCCCAGCAACTTTTGACTGCTGAATTAAGTGGGAAACTCGAAAAAACTGAG AGAAGTCTAGAAGAAACTGAGCAGACGTTGTTTGATCTTGAGGAAAGGCACAAACAAGCAAATGCAACAATTAAGGAAAAGGAATTCTTGATATCAAATCTCCTAAAATCTG AGAAAGAACTGGTAGAACGTGCAATTGAACTACGAGCAGAGCTTGAGAATGCTGCATCGGATGTGTCAAACCTGTTTTCCAAAATTG AGCGGaaggataaaattgaagaaggaaATAGGGTACTTATCCAAAAATTTCAGTCTCAGTTAGCTCAGCAACTTGAAGCTTTGCACAAGACAGTTTCAGCATCTGTAATGCATCAAGAGCAGCAACTGAAGGATATGGAAGAAGATATGCAGTCTTTTGTATCAACAAAATCAGAG GCTACTGAAGATCTTAGAATAAGGGTGGGAGAATTGAAAAACATGTATGGTTCTGGCATTAAAGCTTTGGATAATCTAGCCGAGGAGCTTAAAGCAAATAACCAATTAACTTATGAAGACTTGAAATCTGAAGTAGCTAAGCATTCATCGGCCTTGGAGGAT CTTTTCAAAGGAATCGCCTTAGAAGCAGATTCATTACTGAATGATCTTCAAAATAGTCTCCACAAGCAAGAGGCCAATTTAACTGCTTATGCTCATCAACAACGAGAG GCACATGCCAGGGCAGTCGAGACTACACGTGCAGTATCTAAAATAACGATGAACTTTTTTGAGACAATAGACAGGCATGCTTCCAGTTTGACCCAAATTGTGGAAGAAACACAAGTTGTTAATGATCAGAAATTGTCCGAGCTTGAAAAGAAGTTTGAG GAGTGCACTGCTTATGAAGAAAAGCAACTGCTGGAGAAAGTGGCAGAAATGCTAGCAAGTTCAAATGCTAGAAAGAAAAAACTG GTTCAAATGGCCGTTAATGATCTTCGAGAAAGTGCAAACTGTAGAACCAGTAAATTGCAGCGAGAAGCATTAACCATGCAAGAATCCACTTCTTCTGTCAAGACAGAATGGATAGTTCACATGAAAAAAACAGAATCCAACTATCATGAGGATACTTCTGCTGTGGAATCTGGAAAGAAAGACCTTGCAGAGGTTCTTGAAATCTG CCTCAACAAGGCAGAAGTAGGTTCACAACAATGGAGAAATGCTCAAGATTCCTTGCTTAGTTTAGAGAAGAGAAATGCTGCTTCTGTGGATACTATTGTTCG GGGAGGAATGGAAGCTAACCAAGCTTTACGTACCCGATTCTCAAGTTCTGTGTCAACTACACTTGAAGATGCAGGAATAGCAAACACAGATATTAACTCATCTATTGATC ATTCGTTGCAACTTGATCATGAAGCTTGTGGGAATTTGAATTCCATGATTACACCATGCTGTGGTGACTTGAGAGAATTGAAGGGTGGTCATTACCACAGGATTGTGGAGATAACTGAAAATGCAGGGAAATGTCTTCTCAATGAATACATG GTTGATGAACCATCTTGTTCGACACCGACAAGAAGACTCTTCAATTTACCCAGCGTTTCATCTATAGAGGAGCTAAGAACACCATCATTTGAGGAACTTTTGAAGGCATTCTGGGATGCAAAATCTCAGAAACTAGCAAATGGAGATATTAAACACACTGGTTCATATGAAGCCACTCAATCAGTAAGAGATTCCAGAGTTCCTCTTACCACCATTAACTAA
- the LOC123896846 gene encoding kinesin-like protein KIN-5D isoform X1, producing MEVQQKRGGGGGGLVPLSPSQTPRSTDKAVRDLRSADSNSNSHSKYDKEKGVNVQVLVRCRPMNEDEMRLHTPVVISCNEGRREVAAVQSIANKQIDRTFVFDKVFGPTSQQKELYDQAVSPIVYEVLEGYNCTIFAYGQTGTGKTYTMEGGAIKKNGEFPTDAGVIPRAVKQIFDILEAQSAEYSMKVTFLELYNEEITDLLAPEETTKFVDEKSKKPIALMEDGKGGVLVRGLEEEIVCTATEIYKILEKGSAKRRTAETLLNKQSSRSHSIFSITIHIKECTPEGEEMIKCGKLNLVDLAGSENISRSGAREGRAREAGEINKSLLTLGRVINALVEHSGHVPYRDSKLTRLLRDSLGGKTKTCIIATVSPSIHCLEETLSTLDYAHRAKNIKNKPEVNQKMMKSAMIKDLYSEIDRLKQEVYAAREKNGIYIPRDRYLHEEAEKKAMAEKIERMELDADSKDKNLVELQELYNSQQLLTAELSGKLEKTERSLEETEQTLFDLEERHKQANATIKEKEFLISNLLKSEKELVERAIELRAELENAASDVSNLFSKIERKDKIEEGNRVLIQKFQSQLAQQLEALHKTVSASVMHQEQQLKDMEEDMQSFVSTKSEATEDLRIRVGELKNMYGSGIKALDNLAEELKANNQLTYEDLKSEVAKHSSALEDLFKGIALEADSLLNDLQNSLHKQEANLTAYAHQQREAHARAVETTRAVSKITMNFFETIDRHASSLTQIVEETQVVNDQKLSELEKKFEVTAMSFRIDINHDKVFTYFLLLTLMFLILYLVQECTAYEEKQLLEKVAEMLASSNARKKKLVQMAVNDLRESANCRTSKLQREALTMQESTSSVKTEWIVHMKKTESNYHEDTSAVESGKKDLAEVLEICLNKAEVGSQQWRNAQDSLLSLEKRNAASVDTIVRGGMEANQALRTRFSSSVSTTLEDAGIANTDINSSIDHSLQLDHEACGNLNSMITPCCGDLRELKGGHYHRIVEITENAGKCLLNEYMVDEPSCSTPTRRLFNLPSVSSIEELRTPSFEELLKAFWDAKSQKLANGDIKHTGSYEATQSVRDSRVPLTTIN from the exons ATGGAGGTTCAACAGAAacgaggtggtggtggtggtggattgGTGCCGTTATCGCCGTCGCAGACGCCGCGTTCGACGGATAAAGCAGTGCGAGATCTACGATCTGCTGATTCGAATTCAAATAGTCATAGTAAGTATGATAAAGAGAAAGGAGTTAATGTTCAGGTTTTGGTTCGGTGTAG GCCAATGAATGAAGATGAAATGCGGCTTCATACGCCGGTTGTGATTTCGTGtaatgaaggaagaagagaagtTGCAGCTGTTCAGAGTATAGCTAACAAGCAGATCGATAGAACTTTTGTATTTGATAAG GTGTTTGGTCCTACCTCTCAACAGAAAGAATTGTATGATCAGGCGGTGTCTCCCATTGTGTATGAAGTGCTTGAGGGATATAACTGTACAATTTTTGCATATGGACAGACAGGAACAGGGAAGACATACACCATGGAAGGAGGCGCGATAAAGAAG AATGGCGAATTTCCAACTGATGCTGGTGTCATCCCAAGAGCTGTGAAGCAGATTTTTGATATATTAGAAGCTCAGAGTGCTGAATACAGTATGAAAGTAACATTTTTGGAGCTTTACAATGAGGAAATAACTGATCTTTTGGCCCCTGAGGAGACTACAAAATTTGTAGATGAAAAGTCTAAGAAACCTATTGCTTTAATGGAAGATGGGAAAGGGGGTGTTCTTGTTAGAGGATTAGAAGAAGAGATCGTTTGCACTGCAACTGAAATTTACAAGATATTGGAAAAAGGTTCTGCAAAAAGGCGTACTGCCGAGACTCTTCTGAACAAACAGAGTAGCCGTTCTCACTCCATATTTTCTATCACAATTCATATCAAGGAATGTACTCCGGAAGGTGAAGAAATGATTAAATGTGGAAAGCTAAATCTTGTGGACCTTGCGGGATCTGAGAACATTTCGCGTTCTGGTGCAAGAGAG GGTCGAGCAAGAGAGGCTGGGGAGATAAATAAAAGCTTGCTTACACTTGGTCGAGTGATCAATGCTCTGGTTGAGCACTCAGGTCACGTTCCATATAG AGATAGCAAATTAACAAGGCTGTTGAGGGATTCATTGGGTGGTAAAACCAAGACATGTATTATTGCCACAGTATCACCATCCATTCACTGTCTGGAAGAAACCCTCAGTACCTTGGATTATGCGCACCGtgctaaaaatatcaaaaacaaaCCAGAG GTTAATCAGAAAATGATGAAATCTGCAATGATTAAAGATCTGTATTCTGAAATTGACAGACTAAAGCAAG AGGTGTATGCTGCAAGAGAGAAAAATGGAATCTATATACCGCGTGATCGTTACCTTCACGAAGAAGCTGAGAAGAAG GCCATGGCTGAAAAAATAGAACGCATGGAACTAGACGCAGACTCTAAGGATAAG AACCTGGTGGAGCTTCAAGAACTCTACAATTCCCAGCAACTTTTGACTGCTGAATTAAGTGGGAAACTCGAAAAAACTGAG AGAAGTCTAGAAGAAACTGAGCAGACGTTGTTTGATCTTGAGGAAAGGCACAAACAAGCAAATGCAACAATTAAGGAAAAGGAATTCTTGATATCAAATCTCCTAAAATCTG AGAAAGAACTGGTAGAACGTGCAATTGAACTACGAGCAGAGCTTGAGAATGCTGCATCGGATGTGTCAAACCTGTTTTCCAAAATTG AGCGGaaggataaaattgaagaaggaaATAGGGTACTTATCCAAAAATTTCAGTCTCAGTTAGCTCAGCAACTTGAAGCTTTGCACAAGACAGTTTCAGCATCTGTAATGCATCAAGAGCAGCAACTGAAGGATATGGAAGAAGATATGCAGTCTTTTGTATCAACAAAATCAGAG GCTACTGAAGATCTTAGAATAAGGGTGGGAGAATTGAAAAACATGTATGGTTCTGGCATTAAAGCTTTGGATAATCTAGCCGAGGAGCTTAAAGCAAATAACCAATTAACTTATGAAGACTTGAAATCTGAAGTAGCTAAGCATTCATCGGCCTTGGAGGAT CTTTTCAAAGGAATCGCCTTAGAAGCAGATTCATTACTGAATGATCTTCAAAATAGTCTCCACAAGCAAGAGGCCAATTTAACTGCTTATGCTCATCAACAACGAGAG GCACATGCCAGGGCAGTCGAGACTACACGTGCAGTATCTAAAATAACGATGAACTTTTTTGAGACAATAGACAGGCATGCTTCCAGTTTGACCCAAATTGTGGAAGAAACACAAGTTGTTAATGATCAGAAATTGTCCGAGCTTGAAAAGAAGTTTGAGGTGACTGCAATGTCTTTTCGGATAGACATAAATCATGATAAAGTTTTtacttattttcttcttttaactttAATGTTTCTCATTCTCTACTTGGTGCAGGAGTGCACTGCTTATGAAGAAAAGCAACTGCTGGAGAAAGTGGCAGAAATGCTAGCAAGTTCAAATGCTAGAAAGAAAAAACTG GTTCAAATGGCCGTTAATGATCTTCGAGAAAGTGCAAACTGTAGAACCAGTAAATTGCAGCGAGAAGCATTAACCATGCAAGAATCCACTTCTTCTGTCAAGACAGAATGGATAGTTCACATGAAAAAAACAGAATCCAACTATCATGAGGATACTTCTGCTGTGGAATCTGGAAAGAAAGACCTTGCAGAGGTTCTTGAAATCTG CCTCAACAAGGCAGAAGTAGGTTCACAACAATGGAGAAATGCTCAAGATTCCTTGCTTAGTTTAGAGAAGAGAAATGCTGCTTCTGTGGATACTATTGTTCG GGGAGGAATGGAAGCTAACCAAGCTTTACGTACCCGATTCTCAAGTTCTGTGTCAACTACACTTGAAGATGCAGGAATAGCAAACACAGATATTAACTCATCTATTGATC ATTCGTTGCAACTTGATCATGAAGCTTGTGGGAATTTGAATTCCATGATTACACCATGCTGTGGTGACTTGAGAGAATTGAAGGGTGGTCATTACCACAGGATTGTGGAGATAACTGAAAATGCAGGGAAATGTCTTCTCAATGAATACATG GTTGATGAACCATCTTGTTCGACACCGACAAGAAGACTCTTCAATTTACCCAGCGTTTCATCTATAGAGGAGCTAAGAACACCATCATTTGAGGAACTTTTGAAGGCATTCTGGGATGCAAAATCTCAGAAACTAGCAAATGGAGATATTAAACACACTGGTTCATATGAAGCCACTCAATCAGTAAGAGATTCCAGAGTTCCTCTTACCACCATTAACTAA